From a single Lolium rigidum isolate FL_2022 chromosome 7, APGP_CSIRO_Lrig_0.1, whole genome shotgun sequence genomic region:
- the LOC124677166 gene encoding uncharacterized protein LOC124677166 isoform X2 — MKHGEEDDTASTGGSDATMGGGTAVKHQALRLAEDLSLPSVQVVVMSANMGCSHCRQRVTKVVTKMNGLLDYMVDFGKKEVTVRGTVLHTKKKRKKNKISGVGSSWEKMPPASPNISARTLSWFLGCYGS, encoded by the exons ATGAAGCACGGGGAAGAAGATGACACAGCGAGCACAGGTGGATCAGACGCCACCATGGGCGGCGGCACAGCAGTCAAGCACCAAGCTTTGAGGCTCGCCGAGGACCTCTCCCTACCTTCA GTGCAGGTGGTGGTGATGAGCGCCAACATGGGTTGTTCGCACTGCCGACAGCGGGTCACCAAGGTGGTAACCAAGATGAACG GGTTGCTGGATTACATGGTGGATTTCGGGAAGAAGGAGGTGACGGTGAGGGGAACGGTGCTGCACACcaagaaaaagaggaagaagaacaagatcAGTGGAGTTGGCAGCAGCTGGGAGAAGATGCCGCCGGCGTCTCCTAATATAAGCGCCAGGACACTGTCCTGGTTTTTGGGATGCTACGGTTCATAG
- the LOC124677165 gene encoding uncharacterized protein LOC124677165: MEEDGEAEREAIEARMRGGDYTGARTLLLQTLQTNPRLDGAVEMLAALEVLCAANRPPSPLAGRGAVDWYRVLQALPGDDAARIEARYRTLLDQLEPARDSLPGAGLALGLVSDAYQVLSDPEKRARFDSANANTSSVGGSAKGLVIGASSNAHFDLRMHAEGAALFSGVDEPAPSSANPEVDRLNSFYMKYVQPAERPCAEVGNGSDIASSSKTKSTDSFFLGDEDELQLPEENHGDEKQKSVCEKDVYCESPSQVDLDDCFADPSDAEQQDDHHCFDQHYDYHNFEDDRSIEHFTSGQIWAAYDWEKLPRRYALINKILTDKMQLYVSWFKPCPQSHEENKWLTAGLPFVCGTFVVEERQISLSCPSMFSHEISGDYLNQQLEVYPRNGEVWAIYSDWDIGWCSDPEMRKKSAFSVVEILTSYSTDSGCTVAPLVRVDGCRSVFQRYRSGREQLLQFSSENLLMFSHRIPSFRFTHEVGTALELEHSAVPENLQHVNTLAPLSPLSGLHNDTNGFYEASVAQFSYPSTSSMGSGIPQQQGMMNYNNKLSAEDFVEGQIWAVYDARDRMPRSYVRIIRVVSQTAVFVLKLEPHPMLNEEIRWVEDGLPVACGVFRAGTETSYKDMSEFSHLVQCDWSSRRSFYRIFPKKGEIWAMYKNWEITLDSTDIDNCEPRMVEILSDYTDENGVNACSLTRVKGCLSFFQRVLLEDFHLTRWISRSEMLSFSHRVPAFVVIEIKERDIPQGSWHLEPSALPLRTIH, translated from the coding sequence ATGGAGGAGGACGGCGAGGCGGAGCGGGAGGCGATCGAGGCGAGGATGCGGGGCGGGGATTACACCGGCGCGAGGACGCTGCTGCTGCAGACGCTGCAGACCAACCCCAGGCTCGACGGCGCCGTCGAGATGCTCGCGGCGCTCGAGGTCCTCTgcgccgccaaccggccgccgtcgccgctcgcggGCCGCGGGGCGGTCGACTGGTACAGGGTCCTGCAGGCCCTGCCCGGGGACGACGCCGCCAGGATCGAGGCGCGGTACAGGACCCTCCTGGACCAGCTGGAGCCCGCCAGGGACAGCCTGCCTGGCGCCGGCCTGGCGCTCGGCCTCGTCAGTGACGCCTACCAGGTGCTGTCCGATCCGGAGAAGAGGGCCAGGTTCGATTCGGCGAACGCCAACACATCATCAGTGGGTGGTTCTGCCAAGGGGTTGGTGATTGGTGCGTCGAGTAACGCGCATTTCGACCTGCGGATGCATGCCGAAggcgctgcactttttagtggCGTCGATGAGCCAGCTCCTAGCAGCGCAAATCCTGAAGTGGATAGATTGAACTCTTTTTACATGAAGTATGTTCAACCCGCCGAAAGACCGTGTGCAGAGGTGGGAAATGGTTCAGACATAGCTAGTTCTTCCAAGACCAAGAGCACCGACTCTTTCTTTCTaggtgatgaggatgagttgcagTTGCCTGAAGAAAACCATGGCGACGAGAAGCAAAAGAGTGTTTGCGAAAAGGATGTGTACTGTGAGTCCCCGTCGCAGGTAGATTTGGACGACTGCTTTGCTGACCCCTCAGATGCCGAACAACAAGATGACCACCACTGCTTTGATCAGCACTACGACTATCATAACTTTGAGGATGATAGGTCGATAGAGCATTTTACCAGCGGCCAGATTTGGGCAGCGTATGACTGGGAGAAGCTTCCTCGCAGATATGCATTGATAAATAAAATCTTGACTGACAAGATGCAGTTATATGTCTCATGGTTCAAACCATGCCCGCAATCTCATGAAGAGAACAAGTGGTTAACTGCAGGCTTGCCATTCGTTTGCGGAACCTTTGTTGTGGAGGAACGGCAAATATCACTGTCGTGTCCGAGCATGTTTTCCCACGAAATATCTGGTGATTATCTGAACCAACAGCTTGAAGTATATCCACGGAATGGAGAAGTATGGGCCATTTACAGTGACTGGGACATTGGGTGGTGCAGTGACCCTGAGATGCGTAAGAAGAGTGCATTTTCTGTTGTAGAAATACTTACCagttattcaacagactcaggttgtACAGTTGCGCCCTTGGTAAGGGTAGATGGATGTAGAAGCGTCTTCCAGAGGTACAGGAGCGGGAGGGAGCAATTATTACAATTCAGCAGTGAAAATCTGCTCATGTTTTCGCACAGGATCCCTTCATTCAGATTCACTCATGAGGTTGGGACAGCATTGGAGCTTGAACATTCTGCTGTACCAGAAAACCTGCAGCATGTAAATACACTGGCTCCTTTGTCCCCACTTTCAGGCTTGCATAATGATACGAATGGCTTTTATGAAGCTTCTGTCGCGCAATTCTCCTATCCTTCAACAAGCAGTATGGGTTCAGGTATTCCCCAACAGCAAGGAATGATGAACTACAATAACAAGTTATCAGCTGAGGATTTTGTAGAAGGGCAGATCTGGGCTGTGTATGATGCCCGGGACCGGATGCCTAGGTCTTATGTGAGAATAATCCGCGTGGTCTCACAGACTGCAGTTTTTGTGTTGAAGCTGGAACCACATCCTATGCTTAATGAAGAAATACGATGGGTCGAAGATGGTCTGCCCGTTGCTTGCGGGGTATTTCGAGCTGGTACTGAAACTAGTTACAAGGACATGTCAGAATTCTCTCATCTTGTACAGTGTGACTGGAGTTCAAGGAGGTCTTTCTACCGTATCTTCCCAAAGAAAGGGGAGATATGGGCAATGTACAAAAATTGGGAGATAACCTTAGATAGCACTGACATTGACAATTGTGAACCTCGCATGGTTGAGATACTCTCTGATTATACTGATGAAAATGGAGTCAATGCATGCAGCTTGACTCGGGTAAAAGGCTGCCTATCATTCTTCCAGAGAGTATTACTGGAGGATTTCCATTTGACGAGGTGGATTTCAAGGTCTGAAATGCTCAGCTTTTCCCATCGTGTTCCTGCTTTTGTTGTCATTGAAATCAAAGAGCGTGATATACCACAAGGGTCATGGCACCTGGAACCAAGTGCCCTACCTCTTAGAACCATACATTGA
- the LOC124677166 gene encoding uncharacterized protein LOC124677166 isoform X1 has translation MKHGEEDDTASTGGSDATMGGGTAVKHQALRLAEDLSLPSVQVVVMSANMGCSHCRQRVTKVVTKMNAGLLDYMVDFGKKEVTVRGTVLHTKKKRKKNKISGVGSSWEKMPPASPNISARTLSWFLGCYGS, from the exons ATGAAGCACGGGGAAGAAGATGACACAGCGAGCACAGGTGGATCAGACGCCACCATGGGCGGCGGCACAGCAGTCAAGCACCAAGCTTTGAGGCTCGCCGAGGACCTCTCCCTACCTTCA GTGCAGGTGGTGGTGATGAGCGCCAACATGGGTTGTTCGCACTGCCGACAGCGGGTCACCAAGGTGGTAACCAAGATGAACG CAGGGTTGCTGGATTACATGGTGGATTTCGGGAAGAAGGAGGTGACGGTGAGGGGAACGGTGCTGCACACcaagaaaaagaggaagaagaacaagatcAGTGGAGTTGGCAGCAGCTGGGAGAAGATGCCGCCGGCGTCTCCTAATATAAGCGCCAGGACACTGTCCTGGTTTTTGGGATGCTACGGTTCATAG